From a region of the Arvicanthis niloticus isolate mArvNil1 chromosome 6, mArvNil1.pat.X, whole genome shotgun sequence genome:
- the Ccdc200 gene encoding coiled-coil domain-containing protein 200 isoform X1: MGSAYHWEARRRQMALERRKELMAQQQQEQEAKKQEEKKQRFEKISQPCQDSKGPQQDSKGPPKDSKGPQQDSKELHQDSKGPPPAQPQKAQAQPPPPGPKSQKEQDPPTQSTAKDCPQDTQRQGPQTKPTGAQQEGQQSCKVCDKPPILPGRGPTNACQSSSSKYSRLTVSGTGALAKCLSAGLPVPVDAKEDFLA; this comes from the exons ATGGGTAGCGCCTACCATTGGGAGGCTCGGCGTCGGCAGATGGCATTGGAACGGAGGAAGGAGCTGATGGCCCAGCAGCAACAAGAGCAG GAAGcaaaaaaacaggaagagaagaaacagcgTTTTGAGAAAATATCTCAGCCATGTCAGGATTCAAAAGGGCCCCAACAGGATTCAAAAGGGCCACCTAAGGATTCAAAAGGGCCCCAACAGGATTCAAAAGAACTACATCAGGATTCAAAAGGGCCACCACCTGCACAGCCACAGAAGGCACAGGCACAGCCACCGCCACCTGGGCCAAAGTCACAAAAGGAGCAAGACCCTCCTACACAGAGCACCGCCAAGGACTGTCCTCAGGACACCCAAAGGCAAGGACCCCAGACTAAACCAACAGGAGCTCAACAAGAAGGCCAGCAATCCTGTAAAGTGTGTGATAAACCCCCAATCCTTCCAGGCCGTG GTCCCACGAATGCTTGCCAGTCTAGCTCTTCTAAATATTCCCGACTCACGGTGAGCGGCACAGGGGCTCTGGCTAAGTGTCTGAGTGCAGGTCTGCCTGTGCCTGTGGACGCCAAAGAGGATTTCTTAGCATAG
- the Ccdc200 gene encoding coiled-coil domain-containing protein 200 isoform X2, which translates to MGSAYHWEARRRQMALERRKELMAQQQQEQEAKKQEEKKQRFEKISQPCQDSKGPQQDSKGPPKDSKGPQQDSKELHQDSKGPPPAQPQKAQAQPPPPGPKSQKEQDPPTQSTAKDCPQDTQRQGPQTKPTGAQQEGQQSCKVCDKPPILPGRGPTNACQSSSSKYSRLTSTNYIQQW; encoded by the exons ATGGGTAGCGCCTACCATTGGGAGGCTCGGCGTCGGCAGATGGCATTGGAACGGAGGAAGGAGCTGATGGCCCAGCAGCAACAAGAGCAG GAAGcaaaaaaacaggaagagaagaaacagcgTTTTGAGAAAATATCTCAGCCATGTCAGGATTCAAAAGGGCCCCAACAGGATTCAAAAGGGCCACCTAAGGATTCAAAAGGGCCCCAACAGGATTCAAAAGAACTACATCAGGATTCAAAAGGGCCACCACCTGCACAGCCACAGAAGGCACAGGCACAGCCACCGCCACCTGGGCCAAAGTCACAAAAGGAGCAAGACCCTCCTACACAGAGCACCGCCAAGGACTGTCCTCAGGACACCCAAAGGCAAGGACCCCAGACTAAACCAACAGGAGCTCAACAAGAAGGCCAGCAATCCTGTAAAGTGTGTGATAAACCCCCAATCCTTCCAGGCCGTG GTCCCACGAATGCTTGCCAGTCTAGCTCTTCTAAATATTCCCGACTCACG tcaactAATTACATCCAGCAGTGGTGA
- the Tmem106a gene encoding transmembrane protein 106A yields the protein MGKAFSRLTSQKDEDKPILPDNPAVASKTANYFSTGSSKPAPSGVPYKKAASTSFVTCPTCQGNGEIPQELEKQLVALIPYGDQRLKPRHTKLSVFVAVTICLLIFSLTIFFLYPRYIVVHPEGLNSSTVVFDETHVHLNMTNVLNISNSNFYPVTVTQLTAEVFHQASVVGQVTSSLHLHIGPLASKQMPYKVTSRILDENTYKICTWPKIRVHHILLNIQGSLSCSYLSHLQQLPFQSFEYVDCRENMSVPYLEQPLPRPA from the exons ATGGGTAAGGCATTCTCCCGGCTCACCTCTCAGAAGGATGAGGACAAGCCTATCCTACCTGATAACCCAGCCGTTGCCAGCAAGACTGCCAACTACTTCAGCACTGGTAGCAGCAAGCCAGCACCCTCCGGTGTGCCTTATAAAAAGGCTGCTAGTACCAGCTTTGTGACTTGTCCTACCTGCCAAGGCAATGGGGAGATCCCCCAAG AGCTAGAGAAGCAGCTGGTAGCCCTCATCCCTTATGGAGACCAAAGGCTGAAGCCCAGACACAC GAAGCTCTCTGTGTTCGTGGCCGTGACCATCTGCCTGCTGATTTTCTCCCTCACCATCTTTTTCCTGTATCCACGGTACATTGTTGTGCATCCTGAAGGCCTCAACTCCTCCACGGTAGTCTTCGATGAAACTCATGTGCATCTCAACATGACG AATGTCCTGAACATCTCCAACAGCAACTTCTATCCCGTCACGGTGACACAGCTGACTGCTGAGGTGTTCCACCAGGCCTCTGTGGTAGGCCAGGTTACCAGCAGCCTCCACCTGCACATTGGCCCTTTGGCCAGTAAACAG ATGCCTTACAAAGTTACCAGCAGGATTTTGGATGAAAACACATA caaAATCTGTACGTGGCCGAAAATCAGAGTCCACCATATCCTTTTGAATATCCA GGGTTCTCTGAGCTGCTCCTACCTGAGCCATTTACAACAGCTGCCCTTCCAGAGCTTTGAATATGTGGACTGCAGGGAAAACATGTCAGTGCCCTACCTGGAGCAGCCCCTCCCTCGCCCAGCCTGA